Proteins from one Gossypium raimondii isolate GPD5lz chromosome 8, ASM2569854v1, whole genome shotgun sequence genomic window:
- the LOC128043042 gene encoding uncharacterized protein LOC128043042, with translation MKPQGVTKDQIKLRAFPFSLADSAKEWLFYLPPGSITTWVDLSRLFLNKFFPASRAAELRREIVGIRQKEAESLYDYWERFKKLCASCPQHGITEQSLLQYFYEGLKPMEMNMVEAASGGALVNMTPQQARDLISTIAANSQQFRANTEPPRRVHQLSNSTLEEKVDRLTNMMNSLIAEKAKTARLCGICATPDHATDACPSLYDDTTVHLDAVGNFPRPPQRQYDPYANTYNPGWRDHPNLSYGANLRNNQPYQNQFPQQPQGSGNFLETMVNKLAANVLDFQKQNLNFQKEMKDFQQKTEASIRELTTSIKKLNSQGKPPQNVTKP, from the coding sequence atgaaacctcaggggGTAACTAAGGATCAGATTAAATTACGTGCTTTCCCTTTCTCCCTAGCAGATTCTGCtaaggaatggttattttatttacccccTGGATCTATTACAACTTGGGTTGATCTATCTCGTTTGTTTCTGAACAAGTTTTTTCCAGCATCTCGAGCAGCTGAGCTAAGAAGAGAGATCGTTGGAATAAGGCAAAAAGAAGCTGAGTCCCTTTATGATTATTGGGAGCGGTTTAAGAAGTTGTGTGCAAGCTGTCCACAACATGGTATAACGGAGCAATCTCTCCTCCAATACTTTTACGAAGGTTTGAAGCCCATGGAGATGAATATGGTAGAGGCTGCTAGTGGAGGAGCATTGGTCAACATGACTCCCCAACAAGCGAGAGACTTGATCTCCACGATTGCTGCAAATTCTCAGCAGTTCCGAGCCAATACTGAACCTCCTAGAAGGGTTCACCAGCTAAGTAATTCAACCTTAGAGGAGaaagttgatagacttactaataTGATGAACTCTCTTATTGCAGAAAAAGCAAAGACAGCTCGGTTATGCGGAATATGTGCTACACCTGATCATGCAACTGATGCTTGTCCCAGTTTGTATGATGATACCACGGTCCATCTGGATGCTGTGGGAAATTTCCCTAGGCCGCCACAAAGGCAATACGACCCCTACGCTAATACCTACAACCCAGGGTGGAGGGACCATCCTAACTTAAGTTATGGGGCTAATCTACGAAATAACCAGCCATACCAAAATCAGTTTCCGCAACAGCCGCAAGGTTCAGGTAATTTTCTAGAAACCATGGTCAATAAGTTAGCAGCtaatgttcttgattttcaGAAGCAAAATCTTAATTTCCAAAAGGAGATGAAGGATTTCCAACAGAAAACTGAGGCGTCTATCAGAGAGTTGACCACATCGATCAAGAAATTAAACTCTCAAGGGAAGCCGCCACAAAATGTAACCAAACCCTag